A window of the Lolium perenne isolate Kyuss_39 chromosome 7, Kyuss_2.0, whole genome shotgun sequence genome harbors these coding sequences:
- the LOC127315419 gene encoding uncharacterized protein — MGPTRLARPSNKMQLDDVILPQEEFVILRESARWMAVVKVHTTKHFGNQPFFQKMDISWGFATKWSIRPVGENVFILQLSCLGDWNMAMLEGPWIFHQQGVMLEPYDGIADPKSVVLNRIHAWVQVRGIPPLFRKDGIVREMAACIGEVLSVDLYALGESGTSFVRVRVKLDIRKPLTRVVGLHPEGSERMTFQLPYEKLPKFCEVCGVFGHGDLECGDGVHDERSKQYGSWMTSPMEDWHPLTRYGIVNAYKL; from the coding sequence ATGGGTCCTACTCGGCTAGCTCGGCCTAGCAACAAGATGCAACTTGATGACGTGATCCTACCACAGGAGGAGTTCGTGATTCTGCGGGAGAGCGCGCGGTGGATGGCGGTAGTGAAGGTACACACGACAAAGCACTTTGGAAATCAACCTTTCTTCCAAAAGATGGATATTTCATGGGGCTTTGCGACGAAGTGGTCGATACGGCCTGTCGGGGAGAACGTGTTCATCCTCCAGCTCTCTTGCCTAGGCGACTGGAACATGGCCATGCTGGAGGGCCCTTGGATCTTCCATCAGCAAGGAGTGATGCTGGAACCATACGACGGGATTGCTGACCCAAAATCTGTAGTACTCAACCGGATCCATGCGTGGGTTCAGGTTCGAGGAATTCCACCGCTTTTTCGGAAGGATGGGATAGTGAGAGAGATGGCGGCGTGCATTGGAGAGGTGCTCAGCGTCGATCTGTATGCTCTAGGCGAGAGTGGAACAAGCTTTGTACGGGTTCGAGTTAAGCTCGACATCAGGAAACCGCTCACCCGAGTGGTGGGTTTGCACCCGGAAGGGAGCGAAAGAATGACCTTTCAACTTCCATACGAGAAGCTGCCAAAATTCTGTGAAGTTTGCGGAGTTTTTGGACATGGTGATCTTGAGTGCGGGGATGGAGTCCATGATGAGAGATCCAAGCAATACGGGTCATGGATGACCTCGCCGATGGAAGATTGGCACCCGCTGACAAGGTATGgaattgtcaatgcctacaagttgtag